A stretch of Lathyrus oleraceus cultivar Zhongwan6 chromosome 6, CAAS_Psat_ZW6_1.0, whole genome shotgun sequence DNA encodes these proteins:
- the LOC127092352 gene encoding E3 ubiquitin protein ligase DRIP1 isoform X2, which yields MEDVSVFKYEKVSPFFACILCDRTLRNAATISECLDTFCRECIERKIVDENLNHCPICNVDLGCSPLDKLRTDNNKKTMISKVLISTKEYFETDENVGSTQVVTKKRKNSRSSSQSNAKKAKKDSKKIKKEVKKGKKILQEPRQLQEQVLITPQEPKTPASEIAVAAGVKKDAKQQRGIEILDEVSTILSARKAKNVARKKFIRTELDSTSQPDKATSDGKKEDIRPRLETFTETPKIRFKSSSKPESSNQNSVFKNVSKDRAELRKEKAAAVSKPLNWFVETTNADESLNNSTLQGNGLIPMLVDSSDNDDSRSVSKVDINKHCNYQTEAGGDQNESVPSKSSSLKFKIKRVDTNQEKRVRFSEDLNLPAPPETETKKEFGPIWFSLIASNDRELGALPQISSHYLRVKDGSLTVSYIKKYLVKKLDLASEAEVEILLGGKPVYCSMQVQNLMEMWLETMSKKEMIQTSVGSSAKDFVMVLSYGRKA from the exons ATGGAAGATGTATCAGTGTTTAAATATGAAAAGGTCTCGCCATTCTTCGCCTGTATTTTGTGTGATCGAACTCTAAGGAATGCCGCCACAATTTCTGAATGCTTGGATACTT TTTGCAGGGAATGTATAGAAAGGAAGATAGTAGATGAGAATCTAAATCATTGTCCAATATGCAATGTAGACTTGGGATGTTCTCCATTAGACAAACTAAG GACGGATAATAATAAGAAGACAATGATTAGTAAAGTTCTCATCTCTACAAAAGAATATTTTGAGACAGATGAAAATGTTGGTTCAACTCAAGTAGTAACCAAAAAGAGGAAGAACTCTCGATCCTCTTCGCAGTCCAACGCGAAAAAGGCTAAAAAAGATTCAAAGAAAATTAAGAAAGAGGTAAAAAAAGGAAAGAAGATTCTGCAAGAGCCAAGGCAGCTGCAGGAACAAGTTCTTATCACTCCACAGGAACCAAAAACTCCTGCTTCTGAAATCGCTGTTGCAGCAGGTGTTAAGAAAGACGCGAAACAGCAACGCGGAATAGAAATTTTGGATGAAGTTTCTACAATTCTATCTGCTAGAAAAGCAAAAAATGTGGCGAGGAAAAAGTTTATCAGAACTGAATTAGATTCTACTTCTCAGCCTGACAAAGCCACATCTGATGGAAAGAAAGAAGATATCCGCCCTCGGCTTGAGACATTCACCGAGACTCCGAAAATCAGATTTAAG AGTTCTTCAAAACCAGAATCATCAAACCAGAACTCAGTGTTCAAGAATGTTTCAAAGGACAGAGCTGAGTTAAGGAAAGAAAAAGCTGCTGCTGTTAGCAAGCCATTGAATTGGTTTGTGGAAACTACAAACGCGGACGAGTCTCTTAATAACTCCACCCTGCAAGGAAATGGCCTCATTCCAATGCTTGTGGACTCTAGTGACAACGACGACTCTCGTAGCGTGTCTAAGGTTGATATTAACAAGCACTGTAACTACCAAACAGAAGCAGGTGGCGATCAAAACGAGTCTGTTCCATCAAAATCAAGTTCCTTGAAGTTTAAGATTAAGAGGGTGGACACAAACCAAGAGAAAAGAGTGAGATTTTCAGAGGACTTGAACCTTCCCGCACCACCTGAAACTGAAACCAAAAAAGAATTTGGTCCTATTTGGTTCTCCTTGATCGCTTCTAACGATCG AGAACTCGGTGCGCTGCCACAGATATCTTCTCATTACTTAAGAGTCAA GGATGGAAGTTTAACTGTTTCTTATATCAAAAAGTATCTTGTGAAGAAGCTTGATCTTGCTAGTGAAGCCGAG GTGGAGATTTTATTGGGAGGGAAGCCAGTTTATTGTTCAATGCAGGTGCAAAACTTGATGGAGATGTGGTTGGAAACAATGTCAAAGAAAGAAATGATTCAGACATCTGTTGGAAGTTCTGCTAAGGATTTTGTTATGGTTCTTTCTTATGGTAGAAAGGCTTGA
- the LOC127092352 gene encoding E3 ubiquitin protein ligase DRIP1 isoform X1: MEDVSVFKYEKVSPFFACILCDRTLRNAATISECLDTFCRECIERKIVDENLNHCPICNVDLGCSPLDKLRTDNNKKTMISKVLISTKEYFETDENVGSTQVVTKKRKNSRSSSQSNAKKAKKDSKKIKKEVKKGKKILQEPRQLQEQVLITPQEPKTPASEIAVAAGVKKDAKQQRGIEILDEVSTILSARKAKNVARKKFIRTELDSTSQPDKATSDGKKEDIRPRLETFTETPKIRFKQSSSKPESSNQNSVFKNVSKDRAELRKEKAAAVSKPLNWFVETTNADESLNNSTLQGNGLIPMLVDSSDNDDSRSVSKVDINKHCNYQTEAGGDQNESVPSKSSSLKFKIKRVDTNQEKRVRFSEDLNLPAPPETETKKEFGPIWFSLIASNDRELGALPQISSHYLRVKDGSLTVSYIKKYLVKKLDLASEAEVEILLGGKPVYCSMQVQNLMEMWLETMSKKEMIQTSVGSSAKDFVMVLSYGRKA, encoded by the exons ATGGAAGATGTATCAGTGTTTAAATATGAAAAGGTCTCGCCATTCTTCGCCTGTATTTTGTGTGATCGAACTCTAAGGAATGCCGCCACAATTTCTGAATGCTTGGATACTT TTTGCAGGGAATGTATAGAAAGGAAGATAGTAGATGAGAATCTAAATCATTGTCCAATATGCAATGTAGACTTGGGATGTTCTCCATTAGACAAACTAAG GACGGATAATAATAAGAAGACAATGATTAGTAAAGTTCTCATCTCTACAAAAGAATATTTTGAGACAGATGAAAATGTTGGTTCAACTCAAGTAGTAACCAAAAAGAGGAAGAACTCTCGATCCTCTTCGCAGTCCAACGCGAAAAAGGCTAAAAAAGATTCAAAGAAAATTAAGAAAGAGGTAAAAAAAGGAAAGAAGATTCTGCAAGAGCCAAGGCAGCTGCAGGAACAAGTTCTTATCACTCCACAGGAACCAAAAACTCCTGCTTCTGAAATCGCTGTTGCAGCAGGTGTTAAGAAAGACGCGAAACAGCAACGCGGAATAGAAATTTTGGATGAAGTTTCTACAATTCTATCTGCTAGAAAAGCAAAAAATGTGGCGAGGAAAAAGTTTATCAGAACTGAATTAGATTCTACTTCTCAGCCTGACAAAGCCACATCTGATGGAAAGAAAGAAGATATCCGCCCTCGGCTTGAGACATTCACCGAGACTCCGAAAATCAGATTTAAG CAGAGTTCTTCAAAACCAGAATCATCAAACCAGAACTCAGTGTTCAAGAATGTTTCAAAGGACAGAGCTGAGTTAAGGAAAGAAAAAGCTGCTGCTGTTAGCAAGCCATTGAATTGGTTTGTGGAAACTACAAACGCGGACGAGTCTCTTAATAACTCCACCCTGCAAGGAAATGGCCTCATTCCAATGCTTGTGGACTCTAGTGACAACGACGACTCTCGTAGCGTGTCTAAGGTTGATATTAACAAGCACTGTAACTACCAAACAGAAGCAGGTGGCGATCAAAACGAGTCTGTTCCATCAAAATCAAGTTCCTTGAAGTTTAAGATTAAGAGGGTGGACACAAACCAAGAGAAAAGAGTGAGATTTTCAGAGGACTTGAACCTTCCCGCACCACCTGAAACTGAAACCAAAAAAGAATTTGGTCCTATTTGGTTCTCCTTGATCGCTTCTAACGATCG AGAACTCGGTGCGCTGCCACAGATATCTTCTCATTACTTAAGAGTCAA GGATGGAAGTTTAACTGTTTCTTATATCAAAAAGTATCTTGTGAAGAAGCTTGATCTTGCTAGTGAAGCCGAG GTGGAGATTTTATTGGGAGGGAAGCCAGTTTATTGTTCAATGCAGGTGCAAAACTTGATGGAGATGTGGTTGGAAACAATGTCAAAGAAAGAAATGATTCAGACATCTGTTGGAAGTTCTGCTAAGGATTTTGTTATGGTTCTTTCTTATGGTAGAAAGGCTTGA
- the LOC127094340 gene encoding PRA1 family protein D, whose amino-acid sequence MSETLSNFKEATLSIMSTRHSWTEFLSLSSLSLPSSLSETTTRIGINLTRFLFNYSSILLFILLLTLVYHPLAIILLLIAFSGWYFLFFSRDSSEPFLLFNLVSLDERVVVAALSVFSFVAIAVTGVWWNVVTAVVAAAAVVCLHGALRRTDEGGLDDYESPYGPMLSDGAGPYSAV is encoded by the coding sequence ATGTCAGAAACACTCTCCAATTTCAAAGAAGCCACACTCTCAATCATGTCCACGCGCCACTCATGGACCGAATTCCTCTCCCTCTCCTCCCTCTCCCTCCCATCCTCCCTCTCAGAAACAACCACGCGCATCGGCATCAATCTCACGCGCTTCCTCTTCAACTACTCCTCCATTCTCCTCTTCATCCTCCTCCTCACTCTCGTCTACCATCCCCTCGCCATCATCCTCCTCCTAATCGCCTTCTCCGGATGGTACTTCCTCTTCTTCTCCCGTGACTCCTCCGAACCGTTCCTGCTATTCAACCTAGTTTCGCTCGACGAACGCGTCGTCGTCGCGGCTCTGTCGGTTTTTAGTTTTGTTGCTATCGCTGTTACCGGCGTGTGGTGGAACGTTGTGACGGCGGTTGTCGCGGCGGCGGCGGTGGTTTGCTTGCACGGTGCGTTGAGGAGGACGGATGAAGGTGGTTTGGATGATTATGAATCTCCGTACGGTCCGATGCTCAGTGACGGTGCTGGTCCTTATTCAGCTGTTTGA